One Planktothrix tepida PCC 9214 DNA window includes the following coding sequences:
- a CDS encoding Eco57I restriction-modification methylase domain-containing protein gives MLEFNPHGYYGIGSNIVTEGQKTNKPLFSQHYLEHRLQDCPEWQIDVTEGFKQLKNLYQSKQDLLPTLSEAQTEDLLIQPILEILGLSYIPQVTIRAKGRAERPDYALFNNEIERDQAYPLQTDETAFYSRVIAIAEAKYWQRPLSKVSTNDQRDIYKNTNPSFQIANYLMGTGVDWGILTNGREWRLYYRQASSKATEFYQVDLLELLSAENLDQFKYFWLFFRQEAFVKDPQGRNFLERVREGSTTYSTRVGNELKALVFDRIFPNLAGGFVADATQRGQPVTSEQVYEATLSFLYKLLFLLYAEARNLLPIQGDYRDYSLIQLTQEVAENLDRQKKLSQTSTGMYDKLLNLFKIFDRGDRGLEVPRYNGGLFHFNFSQTEDQLDYSANYFLSQFKLSDAVLAPVLDLLARFEGQPIDYSFLGVRQLGSIYEGLLEYRVIIKDALTGNIYLENDKGDRKATGSYYTPDYIVKYIVSHTLKPILEQRSQRFAELMTQIQQLQNQLQDQRLGQQSLNGLKKDLKRLQRDAQTTLLDIKIFDPAMGSGHFLVEAVDYLTDELIHILSQYPEQNPVLEMLDQTRQSILSNLEQQGITINPDRLEPTQLLQRVVMKRCIYGVDLNPMAVELAKVSLWLHSFTIGAPLSFLDHHLRCGNSLIGITAREAEAKMAANETGQLSLLTGPFVELLKAAEIMRGVSVLSDATFAEVEQSEKLFRSFDQAAKPYKRLLDIYVSQFFGIKQAQNFLERFGTHAITANPNQMNKADAAIYEEAQKLSDEKRFFHWDLEFPEVFIDLENANWKENSGFDAVVGNPPYDILAEKERKENLGYFINYLKSNPVFAPSLGGKLDLFRLFICRSDYLISPVGFVGLIIPMSLLADQQAISLRKFLLQENKICQVNAFPQKDDPNLRIFKEAKLPTCIIILNRSVSNKPIEVTVHPGNLLEEISGNFSCSLTEIEALDDDNLPIPLLSSNQEVNVLKRFNSPNKIQKINNIFLTYQGEINETTMDHLISTNLNSGSRILRGGNVQRYEFIPEPKQGMAKYLNVTEYYQQIGGERTAHTLQPRIGYQRNAALDSWKRLIFAPLPTPCYCFDSVSYFLVENHNFSLALLALLNSRLLEWRFRLTSTNNHVSTSEIAALPIPKFTFTTPTDRRQKSLENVIALYNQYQTNGNSEPILSQIDDHLNQQPEEADIIHDLLAYLAEQMIELNKQKQAEIQSFLQWLECFLGCPIDSLTNKSKIQNYLGDYYKNEPHISFDELISVLNKNKKKIKIDPVNRKEQQTLKKEYQNSLNTLLPLKNQLIRCDQLIDATVYKLYGLTEEEIAIVEGR, from the coding sequence TTGCTAGAGTTTAACCCTCATGGCTATTATGGCATCGGGAGTAATATTGTGACTGAGGGACAAAAAACTAATAAACCTCTATTTTCTCAACATTATTTAGAGCATCGCCTTCAGGACTGTCCAGAATGGCAAATTGATGTGACTGAGGGGTTTAAGCAGTTAAAAAATCTCTATCAGTCCAAACAAGATTTATTACCGACGTTGAGTGAAGCGCAAACGGAGGATTTATTAATTCAACCGATATTAGAAATTTTAGGATTGAGTTATATTCCTCAAGTCACAATTCGGGCAAAAGGTCGTGCTGAACGTCCTGATTATGCTTTATTTAACAATGAAATAGAACGGGATCAAGCCTATCCTTTACAAACTGATGAAACCGCGTTTTATTCTAGGGTAATTGCGATCGCAGAAGCTAAATATTGGCAACGTCCCCTCAGTAAAGTTTCGACTAACGATCAACGGGATATTTATAAAAATACTAACCCATCCTTTCAGATTGCTAACTATTTAATGGGGACGGGAGTAGACTGGGGAATTTTAACCAATGGTCGAGAATGGCGACTCTATTATCGTCAAGCTTCTTCCAAAGCAACGGAATTTTATCAAGTCGATTTATTAGAGCTTTTATCAGCAGAAAATTTAGATCAATTCAAATATTTTTGGTTATTTTTTCGTCAGGAAGCCTTTGTTAAAGACCCCCAAGGACGTAATTTTTTAGAACGAGTACGCGAAGGAAGTACCACATACTCAACGCGAGTGGGGAATGAGTTAAAAGCCTTAGTATTTGATCGAATATTTCCTAATTTAGCCGGAGGTTTTGTTGCAGATGCAACTCAACGGGGACAACCTGTGACCTCTGAACAGGTTTATGAAGCCACTCTATCATTTCTTTATAAGTTGTTATTTTTGCTTTATGCGGAAGCCAGAAATCTCCTCCCAATTCAGGGCGATTATCGAGATTATAGCTTGATTCAATTAACACAAGAAGTCGCTGAAAATCTTGATCGTCAGAAGAAGTTAAGCCAAACTTCAACCGGAATGTATGATAAATTATTAAATTTATTTAAAATTTTTGATCGAGGCGATCGCGGCTTAGAAGTTCCTCGATATAATGGAGGTTTATTTCATTTTAATTTTAGTCAAACTGAAGATCAATTAGACTATTCTGCTAATTATTTCTTATCTCAATTTAAACTATCTGATGCAGTATTAGCTCCTGTTTTAGACTTATTAGCGCGATTTGAAGGACAACCCATTGATTATAGTTTTTTAGGCGTGCGACAGTTGGGGTCAATTTATGAAGGGTTATTAGAATATCGAGTGATTATTAAAGACGCGCTGACAGGAAATATTTATTTAGAAAATGATAAAGGCGATCGCAAAGCAACGGGCTCTTATTACACCCCTGATTATATCGTTAAATACATTGTTAGTCATACTTTAAAACCTATTTTAGAACAGCGATCACAACGATTTGCTGAACTGATGACGCAAATTCAGCAACTGCAAAATCAATTACAAGATCAACGGTTAGGACAGCAAAGTTTAAACGGATTAAAAAAGGATTTAAAACGCTTACAGCGAGACGCACAAACCACTTTACTCGATATAAAAATTTTTGATCCAGCAATGGGAAGCGGTCACTTTTTAGTTGAAGCAGTGGATTATTTAACGGATGAACTTATTCATATTTTATCCCAATATCCCGAACAAAATCCAGTTTTAGAAATGCTCGATCAAACCCGTCAAAGCATTTTAAGTAATTTAGAACAACAGGGAATTACCATTAATCCCGATAGACTAGAACCCACTCAATTATTACAACGGGTGGTGATGAAACGTTGTATTTATGGGGTGGATTTAAACCCGATGGCGGTAGAATTAGCCAAGGTTAGTTTATGGCTACATTCCTTTACAATAGGTGCGCCTCTAAGTTTTTTAGACCATCATTTACGTTGTGGAAATTCATTAATTGGGATAACTGCGAGGGAAGCAGAAGCAAAAATGGCAGCCAATGAAACCGGACAGTTAAGTTTACTAACAGGGCCATTTGTGGAATTATTAAAAGCAGCAGAAATTATGCGGGGTGTGAGTGTTTTGAGTGATGCGACCTTTGCTGAAGTTGAACAAAGTGAAAAGTTATTTCGGTCTTTTGATCAAGCTGCAAAACCTTATAAACGGTTATTAGATATTTATGTTTCTCAGTTTTTTGGAATTAAACAAGCTCAGAATTTTTTAGAGAGATTTGGTACTCATGCAATTACAGCTAATCCCAATCAGATGAACAAAGCAGATGCAGCCATTTATGAAGAAGCGCAAAAACTCAGTGATGAAAAACGGTTTTTCCATTGGGATTTGGAATTTCCAGAAGTATTTATTGATTTAGAAAATGCTAATTGGAAAGAAAATTCAGGGTTTGATGCAGTGGTAGGAAATCCACCTTATGATATTTTAGCAGAGAAAGAGAGAAAAGAAAATCTAGGCTATTTCATTAATTACCTAAAATCTAATCCAGTTTTTGCTCCTAGTCTCGGAGGAAAACTAGATTTATTTAGATTATTTATTTGTCGATCAGATTATTTGATCTCTCCAGTTGGATTTGTTGGTCTGATTATTCCAATGTCTCTTTTAGCAGACCAACAAGCTATTTCTCTCAGAAAATTTTTGTTACAAGAAAATAAAATTTGTCAGGTTAATGCTTTTCCTCAGAAAGACGATCCAAATCTAAGAATTTTTAAGGAAGCAAAACTCCCCACTTGTATTATTATTCTAAATAGATCTGTAAGTAACAAACCTATTGAAGTTACAGTCCATCCTGGTAATCTTCTGGAAGAAATTTCAGGAAATTTTTCTTGTAGTCTAACTGAAATTGAGGCATTAGATGATGATAATTTGCCTATTCCTCTACTTTCATCTAATCAAGAAGTTAACGTATTAAAACGATTTAATTCTCCCAATAAAATCCAAAAAATTAACAATATTTTCCTAACTTATCAAGGAGAAATCAATGAAACGACAATGGATCATTTAATCAGTACAAATCTGAATAGTGGCTCTCGAATATTAAGAGGAGGAAATGTACAGCGATATGAATTTATCCCTGAACCTAAACAGGGTATGGCAAAATATCTGAATGTCACTGAATATTATCAGCAAATTGGAGGAGAGCGAACTGCTCATACCCTTCAACCCCGAATTGGCTACCAGAGAAATGCTGCTCTTGATAGTTGGAAACGTCTAATTTTTGCACCTTTGCCAACTCCTTGCTATTGTTTTGATAGCGTTTCCTATTTTTTGGTTGAAAATCATAATTTCTCTTTAGCATTACTCGCATTGCTCAATTCTCGTCTGCTGGAATGGAGATTTAGGTTAACTAGCACCAATAATCATGTCAGTACATCAGAAATTGCTGCTTTACCGATTCCAAAATTCACGTTCACAACTCCAACAGATCGCCGCCAAAAATCCCTAGAAAATGTGATCGCACTTTATAACCAATATCAAACCAATGGCAACTCCGAACCCATTTTATCCCAAATTGATGATCACCTGAACCAACAACCCGAAGAAGCCGATATAATTCACGATTTATTAGCCTATTTAGCCGAACAAATGATTGAACTCAATAAACAAAAACAAGCCGAAATCCAAAGTTTTTTGCAATGGTTAGAATGCTTTCTCGGTTGCCCAATTGACAGTTTAACCAATAAATCTAAAATTCAGAATTATTTAGGAGACTACTACAAAAACGAACCCCATATCAGCTTTGATGAATTAATTTCTGTGTTAAATAAAAACAAAAAGAAAATTAAAATCGATCCGGTTAACCGAAAAGAACAACAAACTTTAAAAAAGGAATATCAAAACAGTTTAAACACCCTATTACCCCTCAAAAACCAGTTAATCAGATGTGATCAACTCATAGATGCGACCGTTTATAAACTCTATGGATTAACAGAAGAAGAAATTGCTATTGTAGAGGGAAGATGA
- the mazG gene encoding nucleoside triphosphate pyrophosphohydrolase has product MNNAENMTLTPNLIALQNLIDVVAKLRSPEGGCPWDLEQTPETLIPYILEEAYEVVDAIRSGDQKAIVDELGDLLLQVILQAQIASETQQFSIADVANNITEKLIRRHPHVFGDVEVNSVEEVRQNWEEIKANEQGETPETQNLSSKLSRYARQLPPLMAGMKISKKAAAIGFEWDNVEGVWDKFDEEVGEFKEAIQGTDKEHQQAELGDILFVLINLARWHDLDPYMGLHETNHRFIQRLSKLEEACDRPFSEYSLEELDALWQQAKAILAKK; this is encoded by the coding sequence ATGAACAACGCTGAAAATATGACTTTAACTCCTAACTTAATTGCCTTACAAAATTTAATCGATGTGGTTGCTAAATTGCGATCGCCAGAGGGGGGATGTCCTTGGGATTTAGAACAAACTCCAGAAACGTTAATTCCCTATATTCTTGAAGAAGCGTATGAAGTGGTTGATGCTATTCGCAGTGGTGATCAAAAGGCCATTGTAGATGAATTAGGGGATTTATTATTACAAGTAATTTTACAAGCTCAAATTGCCAGCGAAACTCAACAATTTTCAATAGCAGATGTCGCTAATAATATTACTGAAAAGTTAATTCGTCGTCATCCTCATGTTTTTGGTGACGTAGAGGTTAATAGTGTGGAAGAAGTTCGACAAAATTGGGAAGAAATCAAAGCCAATGAACAAGGAGAAACACCTGAAACCCAGAATTTAAGTTCTAAATTAAGCCGTTATGCGCGACAATTACCCCCCCTAATGGCAGGAATGAAAATTTCTAAAAAAGCCGCAGCTATTGGGTTTGAATGGGATAATGTTGAGGGAGTTTGGGATAAATTTGACGAAGAAGTCGGAGAATTTAAAGAAGCCATTCAAGGAACGGATAAAGAGCATCAACAGGCGGAATTAGGTGATATTTTATTTGTCTTAATTAATTTAGCTCGTTGGCATGATTTAGATCCCTATATGGGATTACATGAAACCAATCATCGCTTTATTCAACGGTTATCAAAACTTGAGGAAGCTTGCGATCGCCCCTTCTCAGAATACAGTTTAGAAGAACTTGATGCCCTCTGGCAACAAGCAAAAGCCATCCTAGCCAAAAAATAA
- a CDS encoding HetZ-related protein → MFAQEISIQDSQVTLNSINPQALAQILLQELQTTVKTLPASGRAVTLRMALEVERICEKSNRIQTSGEVQTWQLSLARHRLQKCLEYYKLGSRQGRVELHSNLAAMVYRHVASFESQLSFQARYNLIEDFLQGFYVECLRAFRREHVMEADYTPRTRLELAEYMAFTEQYAKRQIGLPGRNRQRLIVLRAQGFAKGQPPETSMDIELAVEGGKTEEAEAQSRTSAMQQIREKMVSETPDPAESVLRDRVISELVQYLESQGQSDCVKYLTLKMQDLQACDIDKAMGLTARQRDYLQQRFKYHVEKFARSTNWKLVHEWLGADINQKLGMNSQQWETFQAQLSADQQTLLQLKATQESDKAIASALKCTPKQVQKRWAKLLDMAFNYRNTEALA, encoded by the coding sequence ATGTTTGCACAAGAAATTTCTATTCAAGATTCTCAAGTTACCCTCAATTCTATTAATCCTCAAGCCTTAGCTCAAATCTTATTACAAGAATTGCAAACAACGGTCAAAACCCTTCCCGCTAGTGGTCGGGCGGTGACGCTGCGGATGGCCTTAGAAGTCGAACGCATTTGCGAAAAAAGCAACCGCATTCAAACCTCTGGCGAAGTGCAAACCTGGCAACTCAGTTTAGCTCGTCATCGCTTGCAAAAGTGCTTAGAATATTACAAACTCGGTTCTCGTCAAGGTCGGGTAGAACTCCATTCTAATTTAGCCGCGATGGTGTACCGTCACGTTGCTTCCTTTGAGTCTCAGTTAAGCTTTCAAGCTCGTTACAACTTAATTGAAGATTTTCTGCAAGGGTTTTATGTCGAGTGTTTACGGGCTTTCCGTCGGGAACACGTTATGGAAGCCGACTATACTCCTCGCACTCGTTTAGAATTAGCAGAATACATGGCATTTACCGAACAGTATGCCAAACGTCAAATTGGTTTACCCGGTCGCAACCGTCAACGGTTAATTGTATTACGCGCCCAAGGGTTTGCTAAAGGTCAACCTCCTGAAACGTCTATGGATATTGAATTAGCCGTTGAAGGGGGCAAAACCGAAGAAGCGGAAGCTCAAAGTCGGACATCGGCGATGCAGCAAATTCGGGAAAAAATGGTATCTGAAACTCCTGACCCGGCTGAAAGTGTTTTACGCGATCGCGTTATTTCTGAACTGGTTCAATATTTAGAATCTCAAGGACAAAGTGATTGTGTCAAATACTTAACCTTGAAAATGCAAGATCTCCAAGCTTGCGATATTGACAAAGCCATGGGGTTAACGGCCCGTCAACGGGACTATCTGCAACAACGGTTTAAATACCACGTTGAAAAATTCGCCCGGTCTACCAACTGGAAACTCGTCCATGAATGGTTAGGGGCGGATATTAACCAAAAATTGGGGATGAATAGCCAACAATGGGAAACCTTTCAAGCTCAATTATCCGCCGATCAACAAACGTTACTGCAACTCAAAGCAACTCAAGAAAGCGATAAAGCGATCGCATCTGCCCTGAAATGTACTCCCAAACAAGTCCAAAAACGTTGGGCTAAACTCCTCGACATGGCTTTCAACTACCGTAACACCGAGGCCTTAGCATAA
- the argH gene encoding argininosuccinate lyase, whose protein sequence is MTPTNSKTWSQRFEKSLHPAIAEFNASIGFDIQLIEYDLTGSVAHAKMLAKTGIITPEEAEKLVFGLEQIRQEYRDGNFNPGVDAEDVHFAVERRLTELVGDVGKKLHTARSRNDQVGTDTRLYLRDQIQQIRQQLVDFQRVLLDLAETNVETFIPGYTHLQRAQPLSLAHHLLAYVEMANRDWERLGDVYKRVDICPLGSGALAGTTFPIDRHYSAELLGFGQVYANSLDGVSDRDWAIEFLSAASLIMVHLSRLAEEITLWASQEFSFVTLTDSCSTGSSIMPQKKNPDIPELVRGKTGRVFGHLQGLLVIMKGLPLAYNKDLQEDKEALFDAVKTVKGSLESMTILMEEGIEFRTNRLAEAVAEDFSNATDVADYLAARGIPFREAYNLVGKVVRTCLEAGKLLKDLTLAEWQELHPQFEADIYEAIAPRQVVSARNSYGGTGFNQVKQALENARQRLNNC, encoded by the coding sequence ATGACCCCAACAAACTCGAAAACCTGGAGCCAACGGTTTGAAAAATCCCTGCATCCTGCCATTGCAGAGTTTAACGCTAGTATTGGGTTTGATATCCAACTGATTGAATATGATTTGACCGGATCAGTTGCTCATGCCAAAATGTTAGCGAAAACAGGAATTATTACCCCTGAAGAAGCCGAAAAACTGGTTTTCGGTTTAGAACAAATTCGTCAAGAATATCGGGACGGAAACTTTAACCCTGGTGTTGATGCGGAGGATGTTCATTTTGCAGTTGAACGTCGTTTAACGGAATTAGTCGGAGATGTAGGAAAGAAACTCCATACCGCGCGATCTCGGAATGATCAAGTGGGAACCGATACCCGTTTATATTTACGAGATCAAATCCAACAAATTCGTCAACAATTAGTTGATTTTCAACGAGTGTTATTAGATTTAGCAGAAACAAATGTTGAAACCTTTATTCCTGGTTATACCCATCTCCAACGCGCCCAACCACTCAGTTTAGCCCATCATTTATTGGCTTATGTGGAAATGGCAAATCGAGATTGGGAACGCTTAGGAGATGTGTATAAACGAGTCGATATTTGTCCGTTGGGAAGTGGTGCTTTAGCAGGAACCACTTTTCCCATTGATCGCCATTATAGTGCAGAATTATTAGGGTTTGGGCAGGTTTATGCTAATAGTTTAGATGGAGTCAGTGATCGAGATTGGGCGATCGAATTTTTATCGGCTGCGAGTTTAATTATGGTACATTTGAGCCGTTTAGCAGAAGAAATTACCCTTTGGGCTTCTCAGGAATTTAGTTTTGTGACCTTGACTGATAGCTGTTCAACGGGTTCTAGTATTATGCCACAAAAGAAAAACCCGGATATTCCTGAATTAGTAAGGGGAAAAACCGGGCGGGTATTTGGGCATTTACAAGGGTTATTAGTGATTATGAAAGGATTACCCTTAGCCTATAATAAGGACTTGCAAGAAGATAAAGAAGCTTTATTTGATGCAGTTAAAACGGTGAAAGGCAGTTTAGAATCCATGACGATTTTAATGGAAGAAGGAATAGAATTTCGGACTAACCGTTTAGCAGAAGCAGTGGCGGAAGATTTCTCGAATGCAACGGATGTTGCGGATTATTTAGCCGCACGAGGAATTCCCTTCCGAGAAGCTTATAATTTAGTGGGAAAAGTGGTCAGAACTTGTTTAGAAGCCGGGAAATTACTCAAGGATTTAACCTTAGCAGAATGGCAAGAATTACATCCTCAATTTGAGGCAGATATTTATGAAGCGATCGCACCTCGTCAAGTGGTTTCGGCTCGAAATAGTTATGGCGGAACTGGGTTTAATCAGGTAAAACAAGCGTTAGAAAATGCGCGTCAACGGTTGAATAATTGTTGA
- a CDS encoding Uma2 family endonuclease — protein MIAQIEKQDHKTIEQYLELELNSQERHEYIDGEIVSMTGGTPNHNKIAGNFYAALNFALKRQPYEVFFTDQRLWIPQKQIYTYPDVMIIQGELQFQEGRKDTLTNPTLIAEVLSKSTEGYDRGDKFHAYRTIPTFQEYLLIDQYHHHVEQFTKTDNGKWLLSEYEGETATLSLASVTFEISLADIYDKVDFTLIEQQ, from the coding sequence ATGATCGCTCAAATTGAAAAACAAGACCATAAAACCATTGAACAATACCTAGAATTAGAACTCAATTCTCAAGAACGCCATGAATATATAGATGGAGAAATTGTTAGTATGACAGGTGGAACCCCCAATCATAACAAAATTGCAGGTAATTTTTATGCAGCTTTAAATTTTGCCCTCAAACGTCAACCTTATGAGGTATTTTTTACCGACCAACGCCTCTGGATTCCTCAAAAACAAATTTATACTTATCCAGATGTTATGATCATTCAAGGAGAATTACAATTTCAAGAAGGCAGAAAAGACACTTTAACGAATCCAACATTAATCGCTGAAGTCCTCTCTAAATCTACAGAAGGATATGATCGAGGAGACAAATTTCATGCTTATCGAACTATTCCCACCTTCCAAGAATATCTTTTAATTGATCAATATCATCACCACGTTGAACAATTCACGAAAACGGATAATGGCAAATGGTTACTCTCCGAATATGAAGGCGAAACTGCCACCTTATCCCTCGCCTCAGTTACCTTTGAAATTTCCCTAGCTGATATTTACGATAAAGTCGATTTTACCTTGATAGAGCAACAGTAG
- a CDS encoding metal-binding protein — protein MPSGQTHDRITLWSLPFIAGLTWSQTRSSHLTFLVTGSFLFSGLMFGPDLDIDSRQFQRWGLLRWFWVPYQNSLRHRSFLSHGPFIGTALRILYLGGGLGLIGLLGLLIAEYLGLISSNPLEIAQNSLSSLSRYPRECIAVYLGLEMGAMSHSFSDWSNSFYKEFRKWLKTGETSRPTLEPEQPKKRKRSVSKTASVELPPIKPQRSKSNSTTSKKSSRRSKK, from the coding sequence ATGCCCTCTGGTCAAACCCACGACCGTATTACCCTTTGGAGCTTACCGTTTATTGCGGGTTTGACCTGGAGCCAAACTCGCAGCAGTCACTTAACCTTTCTGGTGACAGGAAGTTTCCTGTTTAGTGGGTTAATGTTTGGGCCAGATTTAGATATCGACTCCCGACAGTTTCAACGCTGGGGACTGTTGCGATGGTTCTGGGTTCCCTATCAAAATAGTTTACGTCATCGCTCCTTTTTATCGCATGGGCCGTTTATTGGTACGGCGTTGAGGATTCTTTATTTAGGGGGTGGTCTTGGTTTAATTGGGCTTTTGGGATTACTAATTGCAGAATATTTAGGGCTGATTTCCTCAAATCCTTTAGAAATTGCTCAAAATAGTTTAAGTTCCCTCTCCCGTTATCCCAGAGAATGTATTGCGGTTTATTTAGGATTAGAAATGGGAGCAATGAGCCATTCTTTTAGTGATTGGTCGAACTCGTTTTATAAGGAATTTAGAAAATGGCTAAAAACAGGAGAAACTTCTCGCCCTACCCTAGAACCTGAACAACCGAAAAAACGCAAACGCTCAGTTTCTAAAACTGCTTCTGTGGAACTTCCCCCCATTAAACCCCAACGTTCAAAATCAAATTCAACAACTTCTAAAAAATCTTCTCGTCGTTCTAAGAAATAA
- a CDS encoding PHP domain-containing protein: MSVNLTSASELLSRWFHIQTGYVESSLLIPPAQNRLALQQVFQTLNARSCPTSYNFHLHTRRSDGQLEPDEVMQQAIDIGLKGLAITDHHTTQGYKESQQWLDNWKQNHPELANTAPQLWTGAEINAQLLGVDVHILGYAFDPDAACLQPYLQGDAAFLKTDAYYAENVIAAIQGAGGLAVLAHPARYRRPFTELIAEAARLGIDGIEVYYAYRHTNPWSLNTEIVNPVKQLTDSYGLLNTCGTDTHGRDILLRI; this comes from the coding sequence ATGAGTGTTAATCTAACTTCAGCTTCTGAACTTTTGTCGAGGTGGTTTCACATCCAGACCGGATATGTGGAATCATCGTTATTGATACCTCCTGCCCAAAATAGGTTAGCACTGCAACAGGTCTTTCAAACCTTGAATGCCAGAAGTTGCCCAACGTCCTATAACTTTCACCTCCATACCCGACGTTCAGATGGCCAACTTGAACCGGATGAAGTCATGCAACAGGCGATTGATATTGGGTTAAAAGGACTGGCTATTACAGATCACCATACAACCCAAGGGTACAAAGAATCACAACAGTGGTTAGACAACTGGAAACAAAACCATCCCGAACTTGCGAATACAGCCCCTCAGTTATGGACAGGGGCAGAAATTAATGCTCAGTTATTGGGTGTAGATGTCCATATTTTGGGTTATGCTTTTGATCCTGATGCAGCTTGTCTGCAACCCTATCTGCAAGGTGATGCGGCTTTTTTAAAAACCGATGCCTATTATGCTGAAAACGTGATCGCTGCTATTCAAGGAGCAGGAGGGTTGGCTGTTTTAGCTCATCCAGCCAGGTATCGTCGTCCTTTCACTGAATTGATTGCAGAAGCGGCTCGTTTGGGAATAGATGGCATTGAAGTGTATTATGCCTATCGCCATACGAACCCTTGGTCACTTAATACAGAAATCGTCAACCCAGTTAAACAGTTAACCGATAGCTATGGTTTACTAAACACCTGTGGCACCGACACTCATGGTCGTGATATCTTACTTCGGATTTAA
- a CDS encoding response regulator transcription factor has translation MSSSINPPASEAEVSQVPARLLLVDDEPGLREAVQAYLEDSNFTVDVASNAKQGWELLQQNLPDLVITDIMMPGVDGYQFLQQMREDPRFKALPVVFLTAKGMKSDRIQGYQAGCDAYLSKPFDPEELVVIVKNLLARQAALRSSTGDGNPDIATLAGQIARIENMLKGKSGIHQTPAPIKIDLTPREQSVLDLVAKGLMNKEIARNLETSVRNVEKYVSRLFTKTGTNSRTELVRYALEHGLTE, from the coding sequence ATGTCGAGTTCAATCAATCCTCCTGCATCTGAGGCTGAAGTTTCCCAAGTTCCCGCTAGATTGTTATTAGTGGACGATGAACCGGGACTGCGAGAAGCGGTACAAGCTTATTTAGAAGATAGTAACTTTACCGTTGATGTGGCGAGTAATGCTAAACAAGGATGGGAATTGTTGCAACAAAATCTTCCTGATTTAGTCATTACTGATATTATGATGCCGGGAGTCGATGGCTATCAATTTTTACAACAAATGCGGGAAGACCCTCGTTTCAAAGCGTTACCCGTTGTTTTTCTAACTGCTAAAGGCATGAAAAGTGATCGCATTCAAGGGTATCAAGCTGGATGTGATGCGTATTTATCCAAACCCTTTGATCCTGAAGAATTAGTGGTTATTGTCAAAAATTTATTAGCAAGACAAGCTGCTTTGCGGAGTAGTACCGGGGATGGAAATCCAGATATTGCTACATTAGCAGGTCAAATTGCTCGCATTGAAAATATGTTAAAAGGCAAAAGCGGAATTCATCAAACCCCCGCCCCGATTAAAATTGATTTAACGCCGCGTGAGCAAAGTGTTTTAGATTTAGTCGCAAAGGGATTAATGAATAAAGAAATAGCCCGTAATTTAGAAACCAGTGTTCGCAATGTTGAGAAATATGTCAGTCGTCTGTTTACCAAAACGGGAACGAATAGCCGGACAGAATTAGTGCGTTATGCTCTTGAACATGGTTTAACCGAATAA